CCATGACGGAAAGCGTTAAAAAATCGATCAGTTCCATATATTCCTCCTTTTCATTTCCATATCAATGGTCTTCATTGAGAGTGTAACCGTTTCCGGGGATTCTTTCTAACACTATATTGCGCTGAAAAGGCCGTATGCGGCAAAAAAACCGGTACTATTTTGACGGCGGAATGCTTATTTGTAATCATGTAACATGATAACAAATAAGAAGCTTCAGGATTTCTTTTCTATCGGGGTATGCAAAAAAGCCGGATGTTATCGAGATAGATCAATTATATAGTAAGATTCTATTGGGTTTATTTGTCTCATTATAGAAAAATCAAAGCAGCTATCACTTTTTGAGCGTTATATGATGTATGAGAATAATTAATCAAGGAGGGTCACATGGTAGAATCCGATCCGCATGAATTCCATTTTATCATGACGGATAGAATGAGAGAGAAGCTGCACAATCTGACATTGTTCGGTTCGAGGCGTTCTTTATCCGGTATCATTGTCGGGATTTTGTCCTGCGTCGATCCTTTGATTATAAAGGAACACAAATGGGGAAGGCAAAGAATGAGCCGTTATCGAGCGGTATCGGAGGATCCCGATGAAAGGCGTGAACACGCGCACGTGTATTTGTCCGAGAATATGTATCGGAAGATCAAGCTGCTGCATGCTGATTTGAATTGCTTTAGCATCGCACAGTTGGTGAGGGGGTTGCTGGAGTTGTTTTTGGCGATGGTGGAGAGATATGGAAATAAAGTCATTGAAGAATTCGAAAAAAGATTTAAGCAATGGAGTGTTGAGGAGAAGAGATTACAACAGTCCCCTCGAAGGAATTTACGACAATTGTTTACGATAATTCAGCATCTACCGGGGAGAAATATATTAATTTCTCTCTATGCTTCTCATTTTTTACCATTTTGGATACTTCGGCTTTAAAAAATATCCACAAACCACTCACCGCTTTCCACAAATACACCCAGGCCACCCCCCTTTTGACCGATTCCATCATTCACAAAAAATCACGACGGTTTTCGGAATCCGTCATGCGGCACTTCACTTCTTTTCAACCAGATACAGATATTCTTTAACATGGATATCCCTGTTTCTGAGATTTCTCGAGCCCCTGAAGGTGTTATAGGTGGTTTCGAGGGTCTCAACCTTTCCGATTTTTTCGAGCATCGAGGTCATCTCGTCTTTTCCGGTAAACCCTTCCGAATTGAACGACACAAGGATGTATTTCGCTTTCAGGGTGAAAAGAAGGTCGCGTAAGGCCGACGCCGCGCGATGCGCCTTGTTGTAATCGGAGCGTTTCCAGAAGACGGGAATACCCGATACCTCGCTTGTCTTGGCGGGCCTGCGGTAAGAGGTGATAAGGTTCAGCATGAAATAATTTGAGCCGTAGGGATGTTGATTGTAGGGGGGATCCACATACGCGATATCGACTTCTTCGACCATCGGTGCCAGGGCGTTCGCGTCCGAGAGGTGAATAATCACCTCGCATTCATGTCTGCTGAATACGGGAAAGGGCAGTCCGATCGCCCCCTTGATCCTCCTCAGCGCGTCGCCTTTGGTGCCCCCGAACCTTCCGATGCCGTTTTTCGCGTTTTTATAGAACCCCTTGAACACGCCGGCGGTATTCGCGTGAATCGAGGCTTCGGAGAGGAGTGGAGCGATAAAAAAGTGCCGGACATCCTCGTCTGTTTCCCCGATATACTGCCGCGCCGTATCGATATACCGCGCGTTCCTGTTCGTGTAAAAGACGCGTTCGCCCGGCTTTATACACTCGTCGTTTTTGGGGGCGTAAAGTTCGGTAATGAAACCCTTCCTGAGTGGCAATGTTTCCAGCCGGGAGAGCAAATCGGTATGAATGGATGCTAATGATTTGAAAGATATGTCAGACCGATTTGTGAGGTAACAGCGGTTGATGGTCTGCGAATAGGGCTCGATGTCGTTGACGAGAAGCAGCTCCGCGTACTGCTTGAAATACCGCGAAACGATACCCGAGCCCGAAAACACATCGAACACTTTCAGTTTTGTCTTTGAAAGCCTTTCCGCCGCGATCCGGACGCCTTTCCCGATAAAATCAAGCAGGGCCCGCTTGTTGCCGATATAGGTGACAAGCTGCTGCCTTAGGTACGCCGGGTCTTCCCCCTGTATCCTCAATTGATTGACGCCAGGTATTGTATCGTATCGGTCTTTGAACATTGTTACGAACGGTTCCTTTTATCCCATCTTATTCCAAACCGATAGATATGGCAACCGACTCCTTATGTTCCCGCATCTCCCGCGCGGCGACTGGAGTTGATTTTTCCGGTATGCTGCTTTAGAGTAATAACGAAACCCGCAAGACGATACACCGATTCAGGGAGGAATTATAAATTCGGCGCGGTCAGGGAATTAATCGAGGAAGGGAGATAGCCGCGCCGTATTGATGGAATAATTTACTATTTTTTACTTGATTGCGGGGTTTTTTCGTTTTAAATTTATCATAGTATATGTATTATCCCGATATCACGCCTTCCTCATTGGTATGAGTATCGAAAAAGGGAGAAAAGGACAATGCCTGTATGAATAACGCCGATACAGAGAAGGTAAATCATATCGAAGAGGTTTTTCCGATAGAAACTCTGCTTCAGAAAAAGATTTCCTGG
The Spirochaetales bacterium genome window above contains:
- a CDS encoding DNA adenine methylase; its protein translation is MFKDRYDTIPGVNQLRIQGEDPAYLRQQLVTYIGNKRALLDFIGKGVRIAAERLSKTKLKVFDVFSGSGIVSRYFKQYAELLLVNDIEPYSQTINRCYLTNRSDISFKSLASIHTDLLSRLETLPLRKGFITELYAPKNDECIKPGERVFYTNRNARYIDTARQYIGETDEDVRHFFIAPLLSEASIHANTAGVFKGFYKNAKNGIGRFGGTKGDALRRIKGAIGLPFPVFSRHECEVIIHLSDANALAPMVEEVDIAYVDPPYNQHPYGSNYFMLNLITSYRRPAKTSEVSGIPVFWKRSDYNKAHRAASALRDLLFTLKAKYILVSFNSEGFTGKDEMTSMLEKIGKVETLETTYNTFRGSRNLRNRDIHVKEYLYLVEKK